A genomic region of Rhizomicrobium sp. contains the following coding sequences:
- a CDS encoding CsbD family protein — protein MDKDRIEGSANQAKGAIKEAAGKITGDSKLQAEGTADKLKGKVQSAVGGAKDAIRDATK, from the coding sequence ATGGACAAGGATCGCATCGAGGGTTCCGCCAACCAGGCCAAGGGCGCCATCAAGGAAGCCGCTGGCAAGATCACCGGCGACTCCAAGCTCCAGGCCGAGGGCACAGCCGACAAGCTGAAGGGCAAGGTCCAGAGCGCCGTCGGCGGGGCCAAGGACGCCATTCG
- the msrB gene encoding peptide-methionine (R)-S-oxide reductase MsrB, with translation MTSRRNILQVLLLGSAGASLGAWPALAKTYAVQHTEAEWRRLLSQEAYHVLREQGTEQPYSSPLLNEHRKGTFTCAGCALPVFASSTKFDSGTGWPSFWAPLPHAVETTSDDSWIESRTEVHCSRCGGHLGHVFDDGPKPTGLRYCMDGVALGFKPA, from the coding sequence ATGACATCGAGACGCAACATCTTGCAAGTTCTGCTGCTCGGCAGCGCTGGCGCGTCGCTGGGCGCGTGGCCGGCCCTGGCCAAGACCTATGCGGTGCAGCACACCGAAGCGGAGTGGCGCAGGTTGCTGTCGCAGGAAGCCTATCACGTGCTGCGCGAGCAAGGCACCGAGCAGCCCTATTCGAGCCCGCTGCTGAACGAGCACCGCAAGGGCACGTTCACCTGCGCCGGCTGCGCGCTGCCGGTGTTCGCCTCGTCGACCAAATTCGACAGCGGCACGGGCTGGCCGAGCTTCTGGGCGCCGCTGCCGCATGCCGTCGAGACCACGAGCGACGACAGCTGGATCGAGAGCCGCACCGAGGTGCATTGCAGCCGCTGCGGCGGCCATCTCGGCCATGTGTTCGACGATGGCCCCAAGCCGACCGGCCTGCGCTATTGCATGGACGGCGTGGCGCTGGGCTTCAAGCCGGCTTGA
- a CDS encoding alpha/beta fold hydrolase: MATFESGGLTLAYDDIGGPGEGRPMILVHGFASNRAENWRRLGWYGAFERRRMRVIALDCRGHGESAKPHDPVLYGREAMAGDILALMDHLAVPRAHILGFSMGSRLALAAALRAPERFATLTLGGTGEKLFERREIAGNPMAEAMEAEDVESIADPMLKSFRQFADDQKEDRFALAALTRAKDQPFSRADVEKLPVPVLVVAGARDELAGDPEPLAKAFPDGRAVVIPGMDHFSIIGHALFKATVFEFLDGGI; this comes from the coding sequence ATGGCGACTTTCGAATCCGGCGGGCTGACGCTGGCCTATGACGACATCGGCGGCCCCGGCGAGGGAAGGCCGATGATCCTCGTCCACGGCTTCGCCTCCAACCGCGCGGAGAACTGGCGCAGGCTCGGCTGGTACGGCGCCTTCGAGCGGCGGCGCATGCGCGTGATCGCGCTCGATTGCCGGGGCCATGGCGAGAGCGCCAAGCCGCACGATCCCGTGCTGTACGGCCGCGAGGCCATGGCCGGCGATATCCTGGCGCTGATGGATCATCTGGCGGTGCCTCGCGCCCACATTCTCGGCTTCTCGATGGGATCACGGCTGGCGCTGGCGGCGGCGCTGCGGGCGCCGGAGCGCTTCGCGACGCTGACGCTGGGCGGCACCGGCGAGAAACTGTTCGAGCGGCGCGAAATCGCCGGCAACCCGATGGCCGAGGCGATGGAGGCCGAGGATGTCGAAAGCATCGCGGACCCGATGCTGAAAAGCTTCCGCCAATTCGCCGACGACCAGAAGGAAGACCGCTTCGCGCTGGCCGCGCTCACCCGCGCCAAGGACCAGCCGTTCAGCCGCGCCGATGTCGAGAAGCTGCCCGTGCCGGTTCTGGTCGTGGCCGGCGCGCGCGACGAACTCGCCGGCGATCCCGAGCCGCTCGCCAAGGCGTTTCCGGATGGCCGGGCCGTGGTCATCCCGGGGATGGATCACTTCTCGATCATCGGCCACGCGCTGTTCAAGGCGACGGTGTTCGAGTTCCTGGACGGCGGGATCTGA